TACCCAAATTCCCAAGTTAAGGCCACGTTCACCAAAAAACTATTCTGGCCATTCTGAAGGTACTGTTTGTCTGAAGTTTTGGGCTTACatgcaaattttcaatttaaatttattaatacaataCTTACAGTAATTTGCTTTCATGAAGTTGTTACTcctatttcattattaacacttACATTAGTTTTTGATATAGTGCAACAAGTAGTATATGTTAATACATTATCATATTAATTGCTATATTTACAGTAGTTGTTTATATCTTAGTAATCTAGTTGCAATGTTTATTTAAGTAAATCATTTGAAAGATATAAGAAATGTGTGTATCAaacaatgaattaattaaacaaagctATATGCATGAATATATACAAAGTTTTGTTTGAAGAATATGTTAGATAATTAATAGCTGTGGCGATTATTTTAACACATTCTTCAAAATCCACATAAAATGTTTGATGAGGAACATATCAATACACCTATGAAACAGTTATGATGTAACATGTGTATATTGTTCTTAAAGTTTCAGCTAAATGTTACATGCACATTATTATGacacattttaattttttttgtgtTAGTAATTACATGCTTCGTTTCAAAATActtgttttatattttgtttgtaaattagatttattgaaaattgatattCAAAAGCATGGGTTGTTTTATAACGGACTTATATCTTGATGTTCCTATAGCATCTGGAAGAAAGTTATCAGTGCCTGGGAAAAGAGTAGGTACAGCTATAAGCAAGAGTCAAACATTACCGCGTAGTATGGGACGTTCAACACCTGTCCAGCCTTGTCACAGAGTCACACCCGTTAAACCATCGTCTACACCTCCTTCAGTAAAGAGGCAATTGTCTGTACCTGGAAATGGATCACCTATTAGAAGACCTGGAACACCTACTACATCGAACAGTAATAAAGGAACACCCACTAGAAAAGTTCCACTCTTGAAGGGTGTAGATCCAAAACTTGCACAAGTTATTCTTGATGAAATTCTGGAAGGAGGAACAGCTGTACATTGGGAGGACATCGCTGGTCAAGAAGTTTGTGGATATTACAATCATGTaccataaaatgaaaaaatgttacaagttacttacaatgttaattttttaaatgtagaCGGCAAAACAAGCACTGCAAGAAATGGTGATCTTACCTTCCTTAAGACCTGAATTATTCACCGGTCTAAGAACACCTGCAAGAGGATTACTATTGTTTGGTCCACCAGGAAATGGGAAGACATTACTTGCACGTGCTGTAGCCACTCAATGCAACGctacatttttttcaatatcaGCTGCTAGTcttacttcgaaatatgtcgggGAAGGGGAAAAATTAGTGAGAGCTCTTTTCGCTATAGCGCGGGAACTGCAGCCATCTGTGATTTTTATCGATGAAGTCGATTCACTGTTAAGTGAACGTAGAGATAATGAACACGAAGCCTCGAGGTACATTACGTTAacatgaaaatttatcaaaGATAATTGAActctatttaattaatatttattatccaGGCGGTTGAAGACGGagtttttagtagaatttgatGGTCTACCCTGTAATCCAGAAGAAAGGGTACTTGTTATGGCTGCTACAAATAGACCCCAAGAATTAGACGAAGCTGCGCTAAGAAGATTCACAAAACGAGTTTACGTCACATTACCAGATTTACGAACAAGAATTATGCTACTTAAACGGCTTTTAGCTAAACACAATGATCCATTAACTCCGgaagaattaaatgaaatgGCACTTTTAACCGAAGGCTATTCTGGAAGTGATTTAACAGGCTTAGCAAAAGATGCAGCACTCGGTCCTATCAGAGGTAAACTAAATTTATACTTTTTACATTGTTGATTGTATGTTTTCTTTGTGTCTAGTTAAAATAGACTGAATGGATATTAGAATTTTGACCATACTGTCTAACAAATAATTATATGTAAAAGAatgcgttaaaaaaaaatacaatatattaatattgtacAGAACTTAATCCAGATCAAGTAAAGGAGTTGGATCTTAATTCCGTGCGCAACATTACAATACAAGATTTTCGTGATTCGCTTAAAAGGATTCGTAGATCCGTATCACCTGCAAGCTTGGCCGCTTATGAAAAATGGAGCTTTGAGTATGGTGACGTAAGTCTATGATttttaagaattatttaaaggCAATGGTTTGCATGTAAGTTACATTCGAAGCATCAGTTAGTCgaacaagaaagaaagaactATGACAGGAAATACTTCAAAAGTGACTTTCTGcgatattaattattacaaagtGTAAATAACAGCAGCTTTTACATTTTCTAAACTAATTTGTAAACGATAATATCTATATACaaagaagaaaatgttataATACGTGAAAGGCACTCTTGCTAAGTAATGTTTTTTAAATCATGTTACAAACGTAACACTGTAATGTTAACAGCTTTATACTGCATAATACATTCCATACTCCATCCACTAATCAGGTATCGTAGATTTAAGTTTCACcgtaatgatattgatattagaaTTCGACCTGTAGTTTTACGACCTGCGAAAGTTTTTCATTGTTTCTTTCATTTACATTTTGAACGATGAAGATTTTTCTAATTCGTcgaattagaattttctttttggGCTACGCACGTAGATAATCTTctaatgtaaattattataacaGTACGCACCttatgacaaaaaaaaaagacaatgtAAATAATGAAGCGTTGAATTGAACAGTATTGGGTAGAAAGACTGCATTTGCACAGGAGGAAACAGCACACGTCCAATCAGATAATAAAACAATTGATATAATTGGATCTAACTACTGCTGTGGTTAGCAGATAAGCATAGAAATTTGTAGATGTCTTGTACAAGCACGTGCTGAAACTGAAAACACACAAATTGCTTTAGGTATGTaagttttgtaaaaaaaaaaaaaaaaagtaaaactgCACACTGTAATAACGTATccgagaaaaatattgaaaatattactcTTGTTATATTTGGTAGGGATTCATATATTTGGTTGATAATTGTTGAAATGGAATTAATGTATCAGTGCGGATATCGCGTTTGTCAGCTTGTAAATTAGCTCTTGATTTGATGAAATTTCTATCGAGACAACGAACTGGAAGTATATTTGAAACGAGTGGAATTCAGAGtacttataatttataatcgaaTATTATCAATGAAACAATAATGTTATGATACGCATATTCTATAAAGGAAaatcctatatatatatataaaagtttTTGATATTTATCTATTGCTTAAAATGCTCAAACAAAAAGTGATTGTGCTTGTACGATATAATCATACGATTGAAAACGCGTTTATTGCAAAACAATATTAATAAGCATCTTAGTACAATGTTATTTTCACCTTGAAATTAGTTATGAcagttttcttcattttacttGACTTATGTATTTGTTTCTAAGAGAAGCATGTAATAGCTATTCCGTAAAATTATACctcattataatttcatttttaataatattaatgcaaCGAGTTTAAAGCTTCTCTGGTGTGATCAGTAGTTAATattaatcaataataataataatagtaataatagatGTGTACATGAATAATATATACGTGGCACGTgttactttctttttctgccACGTAGGTTTGATGAAAAGTAAATTTCTCCATTTACTTGTTAGAATTTTCATGTGAATTATaagtgatataaaaatattagagaaatgTAGAAAACCACCACATATATTTACAGTTGTGCAAAGTGTGAGCACCATATAAAACATGCAAATGAAGTTGATGATGCAAATAATGCCAAATATGTTTGATTTCAAAGGTATATTAGTATAAGTCTGTTGAGTTTGATATGTATTGTAATgactaattaatttaattgaaagcatcacAAACTTAATATTAGACTAATGTTAGCGCTCTTTGTTTCAAGGATTTAGTGCCAACACAGGTTGCATTGTGCCGTTTATAATTAAGTTCCACTTACTTTAAAATAATTGTCTCTTCGATTCTGCGCCGATCTATCTCGTATGCTATGTTTTATtcgcgttaaataatttattgtacgCATAAgtagaataatattaattgaatcttttcttttttcgacgATCTTGCACAACAGACTGTTTATCAATATGGGTATATGTATCTATTTACAACCCTGGCCTTCCAAGTTAAAAACACGCTCAGCCTCGATTAAGTTATTTTGCTACTTTTATAAAAACTCGTAATAGGAAAATTTcttaagatataaaaaaaaataataacgctaatattaattaatgctaCTTAAATTAAAGATAATGAAATGTGAGTTGATCGTTAAGAAATGTTTGCACGCCTTTACTAGAGTTACCATTTTTTTATGTACTGTAAGGTCCGACTCTTATTCtcttaataatattgaaaaataataataattatgtaataatcTTATGAGAAAAAGATTATTACTAAAACAAGTTTACCTTATGAAATTTAACACAAAACTTGCAAGATTTATCTTTATTTCTGTTGCGTTTCCAACATTGTAGAATGTAAATGAAATCTTCTTCATTGAGCAACTCGTTTTTAATGTATCGTACCGTAGTTATCTTTTgcttgataaaaaagaaacaattaacaaatacatatttaattaacgttaataTACTCGGCAATTAAatagtaatttttaaatataactgAATAATGTAGTGATACCTACTACTGTACAGAAATACAGATATCCTATTTCATATTTTGTCGCTGTGTGATCGAGACTGAGGAACGCATGTATTGTGTGTAATAAAGTGTACAGTACAAATTATTCTAACACATTTCATTAAggggaaacaaaaagaaaaaaaaaaagaaagaacaggGAATGATCGCAACTTCCATCTGAAAGTTAATTATTCACAATCTtgtcaaattattaaatattttataattaatgtattgTTAAAATATCCCTGGCCGACATTATTTATATtccagaaagaaatatttttgtttatgtAAGAGCAGTGATATAATCAGCATAATACTTTTGTACTGAATTGATATAATAACGCACTTTTTAAATTCATAcaaaaaatatactaaataaTTGTGTTTCTTTTgagatatatatgtacatatatatcgCAAACGTTTTGCTTAATGTTAAACTTTTATTGTGTTCAAAATATTGTCTTCTACACAAGTCATCCAGTCATTAATGTTTTTTAAGTGTTCAACAAAGATGATTtgtagaaaaaaatattcttcagTTTACTTAAATTGATTATTGTAAAAGTATATTggctgtaaaataaaattaccttGTATGTACTTAAAAAAcgtgttatattattttaacatttaatCATCAGTTATTATAAACGAAGATACTACGTtccttataaatttaaaaaaccacttttgatattatttcataactttttatactttttataatAACGTGGGCTatgaaataatacaaaatattgtgta
The sequence above is a segment of the Osmia lignaria lignaria isolate PbOS001 chromosome 12, iyOsmLign1, whole genome shotgun sequence genome. Coding sequences within it:
- the spas gene encoding spastin isoform X4 → MSQVPRRAIGPGPGDPLLAKQKHHHRRAFEFISKALKIDEDNEGQKEMAIELYKKGIGELEKGIAIECTGGRGEVWEHAQRLHDKMRTNLAMAKDRLDFLVSVCELKKLDISNEYRAPGSKADNEHPGKNLRVRRNIHTLQTTRSPLNTNHTKNTNSTQTVNVGQNSCTQIPKLRPRSPKNYSGHSEASGRKLSVPGKRVGTAISKSQTLPRSMGRSTPVQPCHRVTPVKPSSTPPSVKRQLSVPGNGSPIRRPGTPTTSNSNKGTPTRKVPLLKGVDPKLAQVILDEILEGGTAVHWEDIAGQETAKQALQEMVILPSLRPELFTGLRTPARGLLLFGPPGNGKTLLARAVATQCNATFFSISAASLTSKYVGEGEKLVRALFAIARELQPSVIFIDEVDSLLSERRDNEHEASRRLKTEFLVEFDGLPCNPEERVLVMAATNRPQELDEAALRRFTKRVYVTLPDLRTRIMLLKRLLAKHNDPLTPEELNEMALLTEGYSGSDLTGLAKDAALGPIRELNPDQVKELDLNSVRNITIQDFRDSLKRIRRSVSPASLAAYEKWSFEYGDVSL
- the spas gene encoding spastin isoform X2 is translated as MLECLAQIIFGDNQCNSYYTNSKICDRKCLTVMAGVQYLIQRRQASKQTCQLEIVVGQKSTESLNNNLNNSGQLENEGMSQVPRRAIGPGPGDPLLAKQKHHHRRAFEFISKALKIDEDNEGQKEMAIELYKKGIGELEKGIAIECTGGRGEVWEHAQRLHDKMRTNLAMAKDRLDFLVSVCELKKLDISNEYRAPGSKADNEHPGKNLRVRRNIHTLQTTRSPLNTNHTKNTNSTQTVNVGQNSCTQIPKLRPRSPKNYSGHSEASGRKLSVPGKRVGTAISKSQTLPRSMGRSTPVQPCHRVTPVKPSSTPPSVKRQLSVPGNGSPIRRPGTPTTSNSNKGTPTRKVPLLKGVDPKLAQVILDEILEGGTAVHWEDIAGQETAKQALQEMVILPSLRPELFTGLRTPARGLLLFGPPGNGKTLLARAVATQCNATFFSISAASLTSKYVGEGEKLVRALFAIARELQPSVIFIDEVDSLLSERRDNEHEASRRLKTEFLVEFDGLPCNPEERVLVMAATNRPQELDEAALRRFTKRVYVTLPDLRTRIMLLKRLLAKHNDPLTPEELNEMALLTEGYSGSDLTGLAKDAALGPIRELNPDQVKELDLNSVRNITIQDFRDSLKRIRRSVSPASLAAYEKWSFEYGDVSL
- the spas gene encoding spastin isoform X3; this translates as MSYSDGGRPIRKLGPKSPKKLCVTKNENSDKTITTINCNNHHHNHYHHNHRFLDASQPSVHKRNLYIVSFPLILLFNVLRTLLYQLFVVFKYLYTSTSQLIQRRQASKQTCQLEIVVGQKSTESLNNNLNNSGQLENEGMSQVPRRAIGPGPGDPLLAKQKHHHRRAFEFISKALKIDEDNEGQKEMAIELYKKGIGELEKGIAIECTGGRGEVWEHAQRLHDKMRTNLAMAKDRLDFLASGRKLSVPGKRVGTAISKSQTLPRSMGRSTPVQPCHRVTPVKPSSTPPSVKRQLSVPGNGSPIRRPGTPTTSNSNKGTPTRKVPLLKGVDPKLAQVILDEILEGGTAVHWEDIAGQETAKQALQEMVILPSLRPELFTGLRTPARGLLLFGPPGNGKTLLARAVATQCNATFFSISAASLTSKYVGEGEKLVRALFAIARELQPSVIFIDEVDSLLSERRDNEHEASRRLKTEFLVEFDGLPCNPEERVLVMAATNRPQELDEAALRRFTKRVYVTLPDLRTRIMLLKRLLAKHNDPLTPEELNEMALLTEGYSGSDLTGLAKDAALGPIRELNPDQVKELDLNSVRNITIQDFRDSLKRIRRSVSPASLAAYEKWSFEYGDVSL
- the spas gene encoding spastin isoform X1, translated to MSYSDGGRPIRKLGPKSPKKLCVTKNENSDKTITTINCNNHHHNHYHHNHRFLDASQPSVHKRNLYIVSFPLILLFNVLRTLLYQLFVVFKYLYTSTSQLIQRRQASKQTCQLEIVVGQKSTESLNNNLNNSGQLENEGMSQVPRRAIGPGPGDPLLAKQKHHHRRAFEFISKALKIDEDNEGQKEMAIELYKKGIGELEKGIAIECTGGRGEVWEHAQRLHDKMRTNLAMAKDRLDFLVSVCELKKLDISNEYRAPGSKADNEHPGKNLRVRRNIHTLQTTRSPLNTNHTKNTNSTQTVNVGQNSCTQIPKLRPRSPKNYSGHSEASGRKLSVPGKRVGTAISKSQTLPRSMGRSTPVQPCHRVTPVKPSSTPPSVKRQLSVPGNGSPIRRPGTPTTSNSNKGTPTRKVPLLKGVDPKLAQVILDEILEGGTAVHWEDIAGQETAKQALQEMVILPSLRPELFTGLRTPARGLLLFGPPGNGKTLLARAVATQCNATFFSISAASLTSKYVGEGEKLVRALFAIARELQPSVIFIDEVDSLLSERRDNEHEASRRLKTEFLVEFDGLPCNPEERVLVMAATNRPQELDEAALRRFTKRVYVTLPDLRTRIMLLKRLLAKHNDPLTPEELNEMALLTEGYSGSDLTGLAKDAALGPIRELNPDQVKELDLNSVRNITIQDFRDSLKRIRRSVSPASLAAYEKWSFEYGDVSL